From a single Rhodococcus qingshengii JCM 15477 genomic region:
- a CDS encoding GIY-YIG nuclease family protein — translation MAIVWTVPRAIGSTLLVAPLIKEFLVEGDGTLDAKLTAVGTVSASLEKQVGRTFTSISAASAAIFSGAAGSTSVPDALRLAVMRTLSTEVVVRKPAPQPFSEKVGKRLGQYVFALRDPRNDQVFHVGHGTGNQVFAPVFEALGELANLEGADAPAESNGAVTAAKIARIREIYDAGSAVEHFVLLRSVSAATDSAATTDEVVRGIVEALRITDAGEGLTNLAGDTSDKDARATRVEELALRYSADPAPELPTPSIVLHVPASARPGATPEEIYELARAEWSAGAAVRAEIGIPVLVFADSIIRGAFRAQSWEVSTRNADGSQLWRFNGTVDDELAAKYVGTEVTPHNVGLKKWPVSGWVTRLTTARPGAVMPGPRKSK, via the coding sequence ATGGCTATTGTCTGGACAGTTCCTCGCGCTATCGGCTCCACCTTGCTCGTTGCTCCGTTGATCAAGGAGTTCCTTGTCGAGGGTGACGGCACCCTCGATGCAAAACTGACTGCGGTCGGTACGGTCTCTGCCTCTCTCGAGAAGCAAGTCGGCCGCACGTTCACCTCGATCAGCGCTGCTTCGGCGGCAATCTTTTCCGGTGCTGCCGGTTCCACCAGCGTGCCAGACGCACTACGTCTGGCCGTGATGCGCACTCTGTCCACCGAGGTCGTCGTCAGGAAGCCCGCTCCGCAGCCGTTCTCCGAGAAGGTCGGGAAGAGGCTGGGGCAGTATGTCTTTGCTTTGCGTGACCCGCGTAACGACCAGGTGTTCCATGTCGGGCACGGCACGGGAAATCAAGTATTCGCGCCGGTATTCGAAGCGCTCGGTGAACTCGCGAACCTCGAAGGAGCGGACGCTCCGGCCGAGTCGAATGGTGCTGTGACGGCAGCCAAGATCGCTCGGATCCGCGAGATCTACGACGCAGGTTCGGCGGTGGAGCACTTCGTACTCCTCCGCTCGGTCTCTGCCGCCACGGATTCGGCCGCCACTACCGACGAGGTCGTCCGCGGCATCGTGGAAGCCTTGCGGATCACCGACGCGGGAGAGGGTCTGACCAATCTCGCAGGCGATACCTCGGACAAGGACGCCCGAGCGACCCGCGTCGAGGAACTCGCATTGCGCTACTCGGCTGATCCCGCGCCGGAACTCCCGACGCCGAGCATCGTCCTCCACGTACCGGCCTCCGCCCGTCCGGGAGCAACGCCGGAAGAGATCTACGAACTCGCGCGCGCCGAGTGGTCTGCCGGTGCGGCTGTTCGTGCCGAGATCGGAATTCCCGTTCTGGTGTTTGCCGACAGCATCATTCGTGGTGCCTTCCGTGCTCAGTCATGGGAGGTGTCCACCCGCAATGCCGACGGAAGCCAACTGTGGCGGTTCAACGGAACCGTCGACGACGAGCTTGCTGCCAAGTACGTCGGAACCGAGGTCACCCCACACAACGTCGGACTGAAGAAGTGGCCCGTCAGTGGTTGGGTCACGAGGTTGACTACCGCCCGTCCAGGTGCGGTCATGCCGGGACCTCGTAAGTCCAAGTAA
- a CDS encoding Dyp-type peroxidase, whose product MAENTNPPSRAVSRRRLLGGGAAALGVAGITWGATTVVERSQQEQQAGKLVEPFYGVHQAGIDTTPQAHGTFIGFDLLPGTDRTVVVGIMKMWSEDASRLTAGNPALADTERELAVDPARLTVTVGYGPGLFTKLGLQARQPDWFEPLPSYEIDRLDDRWGGSDLLLQICGDDPVTIAHAVRVLTKNVRSLTTIRWTQKGFRNARGTTPEGTTMRNLMGQVDGTVNPAPGTVDFDSLIWHDGAGQPWLAGGTSLVLRRIRMEMDTWDELDRSGRELTMGRTLSNGAPLNGTNEFDEADFTLTDKFGIPVIPPGSHIARAHQTHEKEQFFRRAYNYDDAPESGQTSNSGLIFAAFQRDIAEQYLPVQQRLSDFDALNEWTTPIGSAVYLIPPGCTENDYLGSGLLG is encoded by the coding sequence GTGGCTGAGAACACGAACCCGCCCAGCCGAGCAGTCAGTCGGCGGCGCCTTCTCGGAGGAGGCGCCGCCGCGCTCGGCGTGGCGGGAATAACCTGGGGCGCAACCACAGTGGTCGAGCGCAGCCAACAGGAGCAGCAAGCAGGCAAGCTGGTGGAACCGTTCTACGGAGTCCACCAAGCCGGCATCGACACCACGCCGCAAGCGCACGGCACCTTCATCGGGTTCGACCTCTTGCCTGGAACCGATCGAACAGTCGTCGTCGGAATCATGAAGATGTGGTCCGAGGATGCGTCACGGCTCACCGCGGGCAACCCGGCGTTGGCGGACACCGAACGGGAACTGGCTGTGGATCCGGCACGCTTGACGGTGACCGTCGGCTACGGTCCTGGCCTGTTCACCAAGCTGGGATTGCAAGCACGTCAACCGGACTGGTTCGAGCCGTTGCCGAGCTACGAGATCGACCGACTTGACGACCGATGGGGCGGGTCGGACCTGTTGCTGCAGATTTGTGGCGACGATCCGGTGACCATTGCTCATGCTGTGCGAGTTCTGACCAAGAACGTCCGATCACTGACGACAATCCGGTGGACACAAAAGGGATTCCGCAACGCTCGCGGCACCACGCCCGAGGGAACCACGATGCGCAATCTCATGGGCCAAGTGGACGGGACGGTCAATCCTGCTCCGGGAACAGTGGATTTCGATTCACTGATCTGGCACGACGGCGCCGGTCAACCGTGGCTGGCGGGCGGAACCTCGTTGGTACTGCGACGCATTCGCATGGAAATGGATACCTGGGACGAACTCGACCGTTCGGGGCGCGAACTCACGATGGGGCGCACGTTGTCCAATGGCGCTCCGCTCAACGGAACCAACGAATTCGACGAAGCGGATTTCACACTCACGGACAAGTTCGGGATTCCGGTGATCCCGCCAGGATCACACATCGCGCGAGCCCACCAGACGCATGAGAAGGAGCAGTTCTTCCGTCGGGCATACAACTACGACGACGCACCCGAGAGCGGGCAGACCTCGAATTCGGGATTGATCTTCGCAGCATTCCAACGGGACATCGCCGAGCAATATCTACCGGTCCAACAGCGATTGAGTGACTTCGACGCACTCAACGAGTGGACGACGCCGATCGGTTCTGCGGTGTATCTCATTCCGCCGGGATGCACCGAGAACGACTATCTGGGAAGCGGATTGCTCGGCTGA
- a CDS encoding copper chaperone PCu(A)C: MTVRTKIFAAVALSAALALTGCSSNSDKETEAAQSITVQDQWVKAAPEGMSAAFAELVNSSDKDVRVVSATSPASSRLELHEVVTGDGGTMTMRPKDGGFLVPANGSASLTPGGDHLMFMDLSAPLLPGAETDLTLIYDDGSSTTFTAQIRDFSGNQENYDPNHGG, encoded by the coding sequence ATGACTGTTCGCACAAAGATATTCGCAGCTGTTGCACTGTCCGCAGCTCTCGCCCTGACCGGCTGTTCTTCCAACTCCGACAAGGAAACCGAAGCTGCACAATCCATCACAGTTCAGGATCAATGGGTCAAGGCCGCGCCGGAAGGAATGAGCGCGGCGTTCGCCGAACTCGTCAACTCCAGTGACAAGGACGTACGCGTGGTCTCGGCCACCAGCCCCGCGTCGTCTCGACTCGAACTGCACGAAGTCGTGACCGGCGACGGCGGAACGATGACGATGCGTCCCAAGGACGGCGGTTTCCTGGTCCCTGCCAACGGGTCCGCCTCCCTCACCCCGGGCGGTGACCACCTCATGTTCATGGACCTGTCCGCGCCGCTGCTCCCAGGCGCAGAAACCGACCTCACCTTGATCTACGACGACGGTTCCAGCACCACGTTCACAGCCCAGATTCGCGACTTCTCCGGTAATCAGGAGAACTACGACCCGAATCACGGTGGCTGA
- a CDS encoding PepSY-associated TM helix domain-containing protein, with product MSAPELERAQTRASNDSSPPKKQVGGARPLILRLHFYAGVLIGPFILIAALSGGLYAMAPTIEKFVYSDYLQTDTTGQIASLNDQIRSAQQYRPDLTVSAVRPSPAAGETTRVLFTDPSLGESERLAVFVDPVLAQPVGELAVYGSSGSLPLRTWISQLHRHLHLGEPGRLYSELAASWMWVVALGGVYLWFRRYRTARNARLLTIDRASTGRSRTLNWHGVVGIWIAVALVFLSATGLTWSTYAGENVSNLRTALSWTTPSVVKTLGDAPPPATGGHEGHDMAPAATGTLTDTNVGRVDTVLGIARYNGITGPVEVSIPANTETAFTVAQTRQPWVYSNNTIAIDGATQKVTDELWFSDWPLAAKLSAWGIQLHMGLLFGLANQIALAALALALVSVVIRGYIMWWRRRPTRGSDWAVGRVPARGGIRNLSPVGLVALVAITALVGWFVPLLGISLLAFLLIDLCIAAFKRRATT from the coding sequence ATGTCCGCACCCGAATTGGAGCGCGCACAGACGCGCGCGTCCAACGACAGTTCTCCGCCGAAGAAGCAGGTTGGCGGCGCCAGACCACTGATCCTGCGTCTGCACTTCTACGCCGGCGTCCTGATCGGACCGTTCATCCTCATCGCCGCTTTGAGCGGTGGCCTCTACGCGATGGCACCCACCATCGAGAAGTTCGTTTACAGCGACTACCTCCAGACCGACACCACCGGACAGATCGCGTCACTGAACGACCAGATCCGTTCCGCTCAGCAGTACCGCCCCGACTTGACGGTCTCGGCAGTACGTCCGTCCCCTGCTGCCGGCGAAACCACCCGAGTCCTGTTCACCGATCCGTCACTGGGCGAATCGGAGAGGCTCGCCGTCTTCGTCGATCCGGTGCTCGCACAGCCGGTCGGCGAGTTGGCGGTCTACGGAAGCAGTGGTTCGCTGCCACTGCGAACCTGGATCTCCCAACTGCATCGCCACCTTCATCTGGGCGAACCCGGCCGCCTCTACAGCGAATTGGCCGCGTCGTGGATGTGGGTGGTCGCACTCGGCGGTGTCTACCTCTGGTTCCGTCGATACCGCACCGCCCGGAACGCTCGACTGCTCACGATCGACCGAGCATCCACCGGACGAAGCCGGACCCTGAACTGGCACGGTGTCGTCGGCATCTGGATAGCAGTTGCATTGGTCTTCCTCTCGGCGACCGGCCTCACGTGGTCGACCTACGCCGGAGAGAACGTCAGCAATCTGAGAACCGCGTTGAGTTGGACGACGCCCTCAGTTGTGAAAACTCTCGGCGACGCTCCCCCTCCGGCGACAGGCGGGCACGAGGGTCACGACATGGCCCCTGCCGCCACCGGCACGCTGACGGACACCAACGTCGGACGCGTCGACACCGTCCTCGGTATCGCCAGGTACAACGGGATCACCGGTCCTGTCGAAGTATCGATACCCGCGAACACCGAGACGGCGTTCACCGTCGCCCAGACACGTCAGCCCTGGGTGTACAGCAACAACACCATCGCAATCGACGGAGCGACGCAAAAGGTCACCGACGAGTTGTGGTTCTCGGATTGGCCACTCGCGGCCAAACTTTCGGCCTGGGGAATCCAACTCCACATGGGTCTGCTGTTCGGCCTTGCCAACCAGATCGCACTCGCCGCACTGGCACTCGCACTGGTCAGCGTGGTCATTCGGGGCTACATCATGTGGTGGCGCCGACGCCCCACTCGTGGCTCCGACTGGGCAGTCGGCCGGGTTCCTGCCCGCGGCGGAATCCGCAACCTCTCCCCGGTCGGCCTCGTTGCTCTCGTCGCGATCACGGCGTTGGTCGGCTGGTTCGTTCCGCTACTCGGCATCAGCCTTCTCGCATTCCTGCTGATCGACCTGTGCATTGCGGCGTTCAAACGCCGTGCCACCACCTGA
- a CDS encoding MinD/ParA family ATP-binding protein, which translates to MRSDNNGSNNGVLGNNSGTTQGDGHFDASDDGYATSIRTVTFTPQFDEPAAKPLPSQRMRQQRREEPTDFRTSTPRPMTSVDDLDIIKRAKRPPERGLGSVLFKLTGGRINTGQSAAELEHQALVRRANRTVRGVYKIAFISLKGGVGKTTAAKTVGSTFASIRGDRIVAIDANPDLGTLADRERREHHLTVRDLLADGDIRTYSDVRYYTSQGDSRLEILASEADPETSESFNEQDYLDTLRILEVHYNIVITDCGTGIMHSAMYGILDEADALVVVSPTAQDGARSAAATLSWLTKHGYADLVSRSVVAINSTRPGSSSLDLDQLEDVFAQRGVRAVKTLPYDDHLGEGGPIDLKLLNKRTARAYLELVAAIADGFPDSVGKHASR; encoded by the coding sequence GTGCGCAGCGATAACAACGGTTCGAATAACGGAGTCCTGGGGAACAACTCCGGAACGACTCAGGGCGACGGCCATTTCGACGCGTCCGACGACGGCTATGCAACGTCGATTCGAACCGTCACCTTCACACCACAATTCGACGAGCCTGCAGCAAAACCGTTGCCCAGTCAGCGGATGCGCCAGCAACGTCGTGAAGAGCCGACCGATTTCCGGACCTCGACGCCCAGGCCTATGACCTCCGTCGACGACCTGGACATCATCAAGCGGGCGAAGCGTCCACCCGAACGCGGTTTGGGCAGTGTGTTGTTCAAACTCACCGGGGGCCGGATCAACACTGGGCAGTCGGCTGCCGAACTCGAACACCAGGCTCTCGTGCGCCGTGCCAACCGAACGGTGCGCGGCGTGTACAAGATTGCTTTCATCTCACTCAAGGGTGGAGTGGGGAAAACCACGGCGGCCAAAACTGTCGGTTCGACGTTCGCATCGATCCGTGGGGATCGAATCGTAGCCATCGACGCCAATCCCGACCTGGGGACCCTGGCTGATCGCGAACGACGTGAACATCACCTGACCGTTCGTGATCTGTTGGCCGACGGTGACATTCGTACGTACAGCGATGTTCGTTACTACACCTCGCAAGGCGATAGCCGACTCGAAATCCTTGCGAGTGAGGCAGATCCGGAAACTTCGGAGTCGTTCAACGAGCAGGACTACCTCGATACTCTCCGAATTCTCGAGGTGCACTACAACATCGTCATCACCGACTGTGGCACCGGAATCATGCACTCGGCCATGTACGGAATTCTCGACGAAGCAGATGCTTTGGTTGTCGTCAGCCCGACAGCTCAGGATGGTGCCCGTAGTGCTGCAGCAACGCTCAGTTGGCTGACCAAGCACGGATACGCAGATCTGGTGAGCAGGTCGGTCGTGGCGATCAATTCGACGCGGCCGGGTTCGTCTTCGCTCGACCTCGATCAACTCGAGGACGTTTTCGCTCAGCGTGGAGTGCGAGCGGTCAAGACGTTGCCCTACGACGATCACCTGGGCGAAGGCGGTCCGATCGACTTGAAGTTGTTGAACAAGCGCACGGCACGGGCATATCTGGAACTCGTCGCAGCAATTGCCGATGGGTTCCCGGACTCGGTGGGCAAGCACGCTTCTCGATAG
- a CDS encoding M48 family metallopeptidase, producing MTTAPDRTRIEFPDISSRAWEHPADRAALVTLRTLRGFDTVLRTLSGLLQERQHRLMYLATSVRVDERQFSDLNDLRRDCVDILQADETPELFVLQTPMVNAFTIGMDKPFMVVTTGLLDVMNYEEQRFIIGHELGHALSGHAVYRTILMHLMRLAGTIGWLPVGGWALRAIIAALMEWQRKSELSGDRAGLLCGQDVHTAIRVQMKLAGGSRVSEIDIDAFLAQAAEYDASGDLRDGVLKLLNIELLSHPFSVLRAAELKKWVDSGDYAAILRGNYPRRGDDDGAKISDEFKNAAKTYKQNFDESEDPLIRMVRDIGSGLGGAVGAVGNGVGDVASDIKERFTHWRKSSDRSKGTDDAE from the coding sequence ATGACCACTGCACCAGATCGCACCCGAATCGAGTTCCCGGACATCAGCTCGCGTGCGTGGGAACACCCAGCCGATCGGGCTGCATTGGTGACGCTCCGGACGCTTCGGGGGTTCGACACTGTCCTGCGGACGCTGTCCGGACTGCTCCAAGAACGTCAGCACCGCCTCATGTACCTCGCCACGTCGGTGCGAGTCGACGAACGGCAGTTCAGCGACCTGAACGACCTGCGCCGTGACTGCGTCGACATCCTGCAGGCCGACGAGACACCCGAGCTGTTCGTACTCCAGACCCCGATGGTCAACGCCTTCACCATCGGCATGGACAAGCCGTTCATGGTGGTCACTACCGGCCTATTGGACGTGATGAACTACGAGGAACAGCGGTTCATCATCGGCCACGAACTTGGCCACGCGCTGTCCGGTCATGCTGTGTATCGGACAATCCTGATGCATTTGATGCGACTGGCCGGAACCATCGGATGGCTGCCCGTCGGCGGGTGGGCATTGCGCGCGATCATCGCCGCCCTCATGGAATGGCAGCGCAAGTCAGAACTGTCCGGTGATCGTGCCGGACTGTTGTGCGGGCAGGACGTACACACCGCGATTCGCGTCCAGATGAAATTGGCGGGCGGATCCCGAGTCAGTGAAATCGACATCGACGCGTTTCTTGCCCAGGCCGCCGAGTACGACGCCAGCGGCGACCTCCGCGACGGTGTACTCAAGCTCCTCAACATCGAACTGCTCTCTCACCCGTTCTCGGTGCTTCGCGCCGCCGAGCTCAAGAAGTGGGTGGACAGCGGAGACTACGCCGCGATTCTGCGCGGAAACTACCCCCGTCGCGGCGATGACGACGGAGCGAAGATCAGCGACGAGTTCAAGAATGCAGCCAAGACCTACAAGCAGAACTTCGACGAGTCGGAGGACCCTTTGATCCGCATGGTGCGCGACATCGGTAGCGGATTGGGCGGTGCGGTGGGCGCCGTGGGGAATGGCGTCGGCGATGTAGCGTCGGACATCAAGGAACGATTCACCCACTGGCGCAAGAGTTCCGACAGGTCGAAGGGCACTGACGACGCCGAGTAA
- a CDS encoding DUF6131 family protein: MIILGVILLIIGFVVNIPILWTIGVVLLVIGIILYALGAAGHAIGGRRHYY; the protein is encoded by the coding sequence ATGATCATCCTCGGCGTGATCCTGCTGATAATCGGTTTCGTGGTGAACATTCCGATCCTGTGGACGATTGGTGTCGTCTTGCTGGTGATCGGAATCATCCTGTACGCGCTGGGCGCGGCCGGGCACGCCATCGGTGGTCGGCGGCATTACTACTGA
- a CDS encoding carboxylate-amine ligase: MGATCSTESTAGRHESTTPTVGVEEEFILVDPTSWLPSTDNAAVAETASTLGLDLQLELSRCQVETNSPVCHGIDELRTHLTDMRRLAAKAAELNGCRLLAVGAPLSGPSRFEISDSPRYRRMGERFGALAAEQSICGCHIHVGVADQVQAVQVCNHVRIWLPALLALSANSRVHQGVDTDFASWRAIQWSRWPVAGPPPYFETTGDFDTAVAKMVDCGVMLDKRMAYWDIRPSCHLPTVEIRVCDVQPTAEDAALLATLGRALVATALRAIDRGIEAPNISLESLRLATWVSAKEGVLGASIDPITSQRISATELLHRLLIHVRDSLDEGGEYSSVESALQLKSVTGNGSDWQQRTLRQVCLRELIARAVQRTVPTAPTGTDTHDEPTTDQ, translated from the coding sequence ATGGGCGCCACCTGCTCGACCGAATCCACCGCTGGCCGCCACGAATCGACGACCCCGACCGTCGGCGTCGAAGAAGAATTCATCCTCGTCGACCCGACCTCCTGGTTGCCGTCCACCGACAATGCTGCGGTTGCGGAAACCGCGTCGACACTGGGTTTGGATCTTCAGCTCGAGTTGTCCCGCTGCCAAGTCGAGACCAACTCTCCCGTGTGCCATGGCATCGACGAACTCCGAACCCACTTGACCGACATGCGTCGGCTCGCGGCAAAAGCTGCCGAGTTGAACGGCTGCAGGCTGTTGGCCGTCGGCGCACCTCTTTCGGGGCCTTCGCGTTTCGAGATCAGCGACTCGCCTCGTTACCGCCGGATGGGCGAACGCTTCGGCGCCCTCGCTGCCGAACAAAGCATCTGCGGTTGCCACATCCATGTGGGCGTCGCTGATCAAGTACAGGCCGTGCAGGTCTGCAATCACGTGCGCATCTGGTTGCCCGCCTTGTTGGCACTGAGCGCCAATTCCCGTGTCCACCAAGGAGTCGACACCGACTTCGCGAGTTGGCGGGCGATCCAATGGTCCAGGTGGCCAGTCGCCGGGCCGCCGCCGTACTTCGAGACCACCGGGGACTTCGACACCGCGGTTGCGAAGATGGTGGATTGCGGCGTGATGCTCGACAAGCGGATGGCCTACTGGGATATCCGACCTTCCTGCCACCTACCGACCGTCGAGATCCGAGTCTGCGACGTTCAGCCGACAGCAGAGGATGCAGCGTTACTTGCAACCCTTGGACGGGCTCTGGTGGCAACTGCGTTACGCGCGATAGACCGGGGCATCGAGGCTCCGAACATTTCCCTCGAGAGCCTCCGCCTCGCAACCTGGGTGTCCGCGAAGGAAGGCGTCCTGGGAGCGTCGATCGATCCGATTACCTCACAAAGAATTTCAGCCACGGAACTGTTGCACCGGCTCCTGATCCATGTCCGTGACTCCCTCGACGAGGGAGGCGAGTACTCGAGCGTGGAGTCGGCGCTGCAGCTCAAGTCAGTCACAGGCAACGGCAGCGACTGGCAACAGCGAACGCTGCGCCAGGTCTGCCTTCGGGAACTGATTGCGCGTGCCGTTCAGCGCACCGTACCGACCGCGCCGACTGGCACGGATACGCACGACGAGCCGACAACGGATCAGTAG
- a CDS encoding serine hydrolase, producing the protein MKLEHPRRKGRPLALVALASAAVFALAACTSGTDSAQTSENSTKTSPTAAPATVTIPDSSVGKQITWLLNAFNTSTPLTQEEIAEHFGPTASVVLTPPDFDSIRAGQPWTTVKYKGGDSDGTVSITSTTGGAFDVNVVVDGNGLILGMAITPTKDVHVPAASWQELEAAVKALPAPTNLTVTEVTEGKNAEVFSVGDTSPQPTGSTIKLYVLGAVATAVQNGTLSWDQKLTITDDLKSMPGGTMQDLPSGTEVTVRDAAGKMISISDNTATDMLIAAVGREQVEAEFAPMGMANPSLNIPLKPTRALFQLGWGDQGAQRIAWRDGTPDERRAILAALPDGLVDIPASAFTTPAWPFDIDWFASPADLRAALVTLQEKAKTESGAPVRDILAEDPALSDESAKWFTYGGFKGGSSIGVLAGAYYVEHDDRAWVVTMQTHGDDAALVADPALYFDPVDDAMLLIQTDATS; encoded by the coding sequence ATGAAACTCGAACACCCACGCAGGAAAGGCCGCCCGCTCGCGCTGGTAGCACTTGCGTCCGCAGCGGTATTCGCCCTCGCCGCATGTACCTCCGGGACTGATTCCGCACAAACCTCTGAAAACAGCACAAAGACCTCTCCCACCGCGGCACCCGCTACGGTCACGATCCCTGACAGCTCCGTCGGCAAGCAGATCACCTGGCTTCTCAATGCGTTCAACACGAGCACGCCGTTGACCCAGGAAGAAATCGCCGAACACTTCGGGCCCACTGCATCCGTCGTCCTGACACCTCCGGACTTCGACTCCATCCGAGCCGGACAGCCTTGGACAACAGTGAAGTACAAGGGAGGCGACTCCGACGGCACAGTTTCCATCACCAGCACCACCGGCGGTGCGTTCGACGTCAACGTCGTCGTCGACGGCAACGGGCTGATCCTCGGAATGGCGATCACACCGACCAAGGACGTTCATGTGCCGGCCGCATCTTGGCAAGAACTCGAGGCAGCCGTCAAAGCGCTTCCCGCGCCGACCAATCTGACCGTCACCGAGGTCACCGAGGGAAAGAACGCCGAAGTCTTCAGTGTCGGCGACACCTCACCACAGCCCACAGGGTCAACGATCAAGCTGTACGTTCTCGGCGCGGTCGCGACGGCCGTCCAAAACGGGACACTCTCCTGGGATCAGAAGCTCACCATCACCGACGACCTCAAATCGATGCCCGGCGGGACCATGCAGGACCTGCCATCGGGAACTGAAGTCACGGTCCGAGATGCCGCCGGCAAGATGATCTCGATCAGCGACAACACCGCCACCGACATGCTGATCGCTGCTGTCGGGCGCGAGCAGGTAGAAGCCGAATTCGCCCCGATGGGCATGGCAAATCCTTCGCTCAACATCCCGCTCAAGCCGACCCGCGCACTGTTCCAACTCGGCTGGGGTGACCAAGGCGCACAACGTATCGCTTGGCGCGACGGAACTCCGGACGAGCGTCGAGCGATACTCGCGGCACTACCTGACGGCCTGGTGGACATCCCGGCGTCTGCATTCACCACCCCCGCATGGCCTTTCGACATCGATTGGTTCGCCTCGCCCGCCGACCTGCGTGCCGCGTTGGTCACGTTGCAAGAGAAGGCGAAGACCGAGAGCGGCGCACCGGTTCGAGACATTCTCGCCGAGGATCCGGCGCTCAGCGACGAGTCCGCGAAATGGTTCACTTACGGCGGATTCAAGGGCGGCAGTTCCATCGGGGTCCTCGCGGGTGCCTATTACGTGGAACACGACGATCGTGCCTGGGTTGTCACCATGCAAACTCATGGTGACGACGCTGCACTGGTTGCCGACCCGGCTCTGTACTTCGATCCGGTCGACGACGCGATGCTCTTGATCCAGACGGATGCAACCAGTTAG
- a CDS encoding class I SAM-dependent methyltransferase, with product MRSDGDTWDIVSSVGLTALAVATFRALESTRPDAIIEDKFASWFVEAAAEPHFTALLKDPTLLEDTPFGGFMGLRTRFFDEFFSSSTESGVRQAVIVAAGLDSRAYRLDWSSGSTVFEVDQPKVLDFKAEVLAAHDAQPKTDRRTVPTDLRNDWPAALEEAGFDPNEPTAWPAEGLLAYLPGPAHDALFERIDELSATGSRLAVNDFPAGTDPSKLAAIRSKYFAENPFGDLDISQLFYSDKRSDPGQWLAEHNWTVRRFSSVELAELYDRRIPELPEEIAALSTQPSFLAATKN from the coding sequence ATGCGGAGCGATGGAGATACGTGGGACATCGTCAGTAGCGTCGGACTTACCGCGCTGGCAGTGGCAACGTTCCGAGCACTGGAGAGCACCCGTCCGGACGCGATCATCGAAGACAAGTTCGCATCGTGGTTCGTAGAAGCTGCAGCCGAGCCGCATTTCACAGCTCTTCTGAAAGATCCCACACTCCTCGAGGACACCCCCTTCGGCGGTTTCATGGGGTTGCGAACCAGGTTCTTCGACGAATTCTTCTCGTCGTCAACCGAATCCGGAGTAAGGCAGGCGGTAATCGTTGCAGCAGGGTTGGATTCGCGTGCGTACCGGCTGGATTGGAGCTCAGGATCGACGGTATTCGAAGTGGATCAGCCAAAGGTGCTGGACTTCAAAGCCGAAGTGCTCGCGGCGCACGACGCCCAGCCGAAGACCGATAGACGCACTGTGCCTACTGATCTGCGAAACGACTGGCCGGCCGCACTCGAGGAGGCTGGTTTCGACCCGAACGAACCCACGGCCTGGCCGGCGGAAGGCCTGCTCGCCTATCTCCCCGGCCCGGCCCACGACGCCCTGTTCGAGCGGATCGACGAACTCTCGGCCACCGGTAGTCGCTTGGCGGTGAACGACTTTCCGGCCGGAACCGACCCGAGCAAGCTGGCGGCCATCAGATCCAAGTACTTCGCCGAGAACCCATTCGGAGACCTGGACATTTCGCAACTGTTCTACAGCGACAAGCGATCCGATCCGGGCCAGTGGTTGGCTGAACACAATTGGACTGTCCGACGCTTCAGCTCGGTCGAGTTGGCAGAACTGTACGATCGCCGGATCCCCGAACTCCCCGAAGAAATCGCAGCGCTGTCAACGCAACCCTCCTTTTTGGCCGCGACCAAGAACTAG